A single region of the Glycine max cultivar Williams 82 chromosome 20, Glycine_max_v4.0, whole genome shotgun sequence genome encodes:
- the LOC100802781 gene encoding phosphatidate cytidylyltransferase 1 produces the protein MQKDTSTTAPSTTSGRVRHRKRSNEVIPEVSKANGTQLLVNDKSKYKSMLIRAYSSVWMIGGFVLIIYMGHLYITAMVVVIQIFMARELFNLLRRAHEDRQLPGFRLLNWHFFFTAMLFVYGRILSQRLVNTVTSDMVLYRLVSNLIKYHMVICYSLYIAGFMWFILTLKKKMYKYQFGQYAWTHMILIVVFGQSSFTVASIFEGIFWFLLPATLIVINDIAAYIFGFFFGRTPLIKLSPKKTWEGFIGASVTTIISAFMLANIMGRSQWLTCPRKDLSTGWLHCDPGPLFKPESYPLQGWISHWFAWKEISILPIQWHSLCLGLFASIIAPFGGFFASGFKRAFKIKDFGDSIPGHGGITDRMDCQMVMAVFAYIYHQSFVVPQTLSVEMILDQILINLTFDEQEALYWRLGEILQQGITRKS, from the exons ATGCAGAAGGATACCAGTACCACTGCCCCATCAACCACAAGCGGTCGGGTTAGGCACCGAAAACGCTCAAATgag GTTATTCCGGAGGTTAGCAAAGCAAATGGGACCCAGTTACTGGTTAATGACAAAAGCAAATACAAATCCATGCTAATTCGAGCATATTCATCCGTATGGATGATTGGCGGCTTTGTATTGATCATCTATATGGGTCATCTCTACATCACTGCAATGGTGGTTGTTATCCAAATCTTCATGGCAAGGGAGCTTTTCAATCTACTCAGGAGAGCTCATGAAGATAGGCAGCTGCCAGGATTTAGGCTATTAAATTG GCATTTTTTCTTCACTGCAATGTTATTTGTTTATGGACGGATTCTGAGTCAACGCCTGGTTAACACAGTAACTTCAGACATGGTTTTATATCGGCTAGTGAGCAATCTTATTAAGTATCATATGGTTATCTGCTACTCCCTATACATTGCTG GATTTATGTGGTTCATTCTCACATTGAAGAAGAAGATGTACAAGTACCAATTTGGCCAGTATGCTTGGACACACATGATTCTAATTGTTGTATTTGGCCAGTCCTCCTTCACTGTGGCAAGCATTTTTGAAGGGATTTTCTG GTTTCTTCTCCCAGCAACACTTATTGTCATTAATGACATTGCTGCTTATATCTTTGGTTTCTTCTTTGGAAGAACCCCTTTGATTAAGTTATCTCCAAAGAAAACTTGGGAGGGTTTTATTGGGGCATCCGTTACCACCATCATCTCTGCATTTATG CTTGCTAACATCATGGGTCGTTCTCAGTGGCTAACGTGTCCAAGGAAG GATTTGTCAACTGGTTGGCTTCACTGTGATCCTGGTCCACTGTTTAAGCCGGAATCTTATCCCTTACAAGGATGGATTTCCCACTGG TTTGCTTGGAAAGAGATATCAATCCTACCAATTCAATGGCATTCTTTATGTCTTGGCTTGTTTGCTTCAATTATTGCACCTTTTGGAGGCTTCTTTGCAAGTGGTTTTAAAAGGGCTTTTAAAATAAAG GATTTTGGTGATAGTATTCCAGGACATGGTGGAATTACCGACAGAATGGATTGCCAG ATGGTTATGGCGGTGTTTGCATATATATATCATCAATCATTTGTTGTGCCGCAAACTCTCTCAGTTGAAATGATTTTGGACCAG ATATTGATCAACCTAACATTCGATGAACAAGAAGCTCTATATTGGAGGCTTGGGGAAATTTTACAACAGGGGATTACAAGGAAATCTTAG
- the HRBP1 gene encoding harpin binding protein 1: protein MASLNLLPHPPLFSSFLHRPHCNTHLLLTPKPSQRRPSLVVKSTVGVADPSPSSSSYAGDTSDSISSLKLNLLSAVSGLNRGLAASEDDLRKADDAAKELEAAGGLVDLSLGLDNLQGRWKLIYSSAFSSRTLGGSRPGPPIGRLLPITLGQVFQRIDILSKDFDNIVELQLGAPWPLPPLEATATLAHKFELIGSSKIKIVFEKTTVKTAGNLSQLPPLEVPRIPDALRPPSNTGSGEFEVTYLDSDTRITRGDRGELRVFVIA, encoded by the exons ATGGCTTCCCTGAACCTCCTTCCCCACCCTccacttttctcttctttccttCACAGACCACACTGCAACACCCATCTTCTTCTCACACCAAAACCTTCTCAACGAAGGCCTTCTCTTGTGGTCAAATCTACTGTGGGTGTGGCTGATCCttctccatcttcttcttcctacgCTGGGGATACCTCTGATTCCATCTCTTCTTTGAAGCTCAATCTGCTG AGTGCTGTTTCTGGGCTAAATAGAGGCCTTGCTGCAAGCGAAGACGATCTTCGAAAGGCAGATGATGCTGCTAAGGAACTTGAAGCTGCTGGAGGACTTGTGGATCTCTCGCTTGGTCTTGACAATTTGCAAGGAAGATGGAAACTCATTTATAGCAGCGCATTTTCGTCTCGAACCCTTGGTGGAAGCCGTCCTGGTCCTCCCATAGGAAGACTCCTTCCTATTACTCTTGGACAG GTTTTTCAACGAATTGACATCTTGAGCAAAGATTTTGATAACATAGTGGAGCTTCAACTAGGTGCTCCGTGGCCCCTACCACCCCTTGAAGCGACTGCCACATTAGCTCACAAATTTGAACTCATAG GATCTTCAAAGATAAAGATAGTATTTGAGAAAACCACTGTGAAGACAGCTGGGAATTTGTCACAGTTGCCACCATTGGAGGTGCCTCGGATTCCCGATGCATTGAGGCCTCCATCTAATACGGGAAGCGGTGAATTTGAAGTTACATATCTTGACTCGGATACTCGCATCACAAGAGGAGACAGAGGCGAGCTAAGGGTCTTTGTGATTGCTTGA
- the LOC100779567 gene encoding kinesin-like protein KIN-10A, which translates to MAPTPSSKQNHPTQLKTPQSKHRLNFNGLKSAPSPNPNSVANKEPPPEHPIEVIARIRDYPDRKDKPLSVLQTNSNSSSIRVRADFGYRDFTLDGVSVSEEEDLDVFYKKFVESRIHGVKLGDKCTIMMYGPTGSGKSHTMFGSSKQAGIVYRSLRDILGDGDSADGDSGGGLGTFVQVTVLEIYNEEIYDLLSTNGGGGGGGFGFGWPKGGSASKVKLEVMGKKAKNATYISGNEAGKISKEIQKVEKRRIVKSTLCNDRSSRSHCMVILDVPTVGGRLMLVDMAGSENIEQAGQTGFEAKMQTAKINQGNIALKRVVESIANGDSHVPFRDSKLTMLLQDSFEDDKSKILMILCASPDPKEIHKTISTLEYGAKAKCIVRGPHTPVKDDESSSAVILGSRIAAMDEFILKLQMETKQREKERNEAHKKLLKKEEEIAALRAKLDMAEGKGTPPSEEEINLKVNERTRLLRQELEKKLEECQRMTNEFVELERKRMEERILQQQEEVETLRRRLEEIELQLCSKQGCCVENESKDMESSGFMRRLLRVYKSEDDPGMVKSMDLDMDDQEPLGHEVNIVGGVMSRSDYNVKQDLSNQPCPNALTGVKEDAHVFSPNFGQRVCLSTVYEEEGEGDEDKGEDEEVEKGVIEEKRVCSVDKPSAAGSLGTLNLSNTSPNKEEFCFKVSSVDNDSRLLRIQNIFTLCGNQRELSQHIGTPVQPTKKRSDETFEVSPAKTSDKDSVFKISNKENFEPHNVLGN; encoded by the exons ATGGCTCCCACCCCTTCTTCGAAACAAAACCACCCCACTCAATTGAAGACTCCACAGTCCAAGCACCGTCTCAACTTCAATGGCCTCAAATCAGCACCTTCTCCGAACCCTAATTCTGTTGCAAACAAGGAACCCCCACCTGAACACCCAATTGAAGTCATTGCCAGAATCCGTGACTACCCAGATCGAAAGGACAAGCCTTTGTCCGTTCTTCAAACCAATTCCAACTCTAGTTCCATTCGGGTTCGTGCCGATTTTGGGTACCGGGACTTCACCCTTGATGGGGTATCCGTGTCTGAGGAGGAGGACTTGGATGTGTTCTATAAGAAGTTTGTTGAGTCAAGGATCCATGGGGTTAAGCTGGGGGACAAGTGCACCATCATGATGTATGGGCCAACTGGTTCTGGGAAGAGTCACACCATGTTCGGGTCGTCGAAGCAGGCAGGGATTGTGTATAGGTCTCTGAGGGACATTCTTGGAGATGGGGATAGTGCAGATGGAGATTCTGGGGGTGGGTTGGGGACTTTTGTTCAAGTCACTGTTTTGGAGATTTACAATGAGGAGATTTATGATCTCTTGTCCACCAATGGAGGAGGTGGGGGAGGAGGATTTGGATTTGGCTGGCCTAAGGGGGGTAGTGCTTCAAAG GTGAAACTTGAAGTGATGGGGAAAAAGGCAAAGAATGCAACCTATATATCTGGAAATGAAGCAGGGAAGATCTCAAAAGAAATTCAGAAAGTGGAGAAGCGAAGGATTGTTAAAAGCACACTTTGTAATGACAGAAGTTCCAGAAGTCACTGCATG gtAATCCTTGATGTTCCAACTGTGGGAGGGCGGCTAATGCTTGTAGACATGGCAGGATCAGAAAATATTGAACAAGCCGGTCAAACTGGATTTGAGGCCAAAATGCAG ACTGCAAAAATCAATCAAGGAAATATAGCGCTGAAGAGAGTGGTGGAGTCCATTGCAAATGGCGATTCACATGTGCCTTTTAGGGACAGCAAACTTACCATGCTTCTGCAG GATTCCTTTGAAGATGATAAGTCAAAAATTCTAATGATACTATGTGCAAGTCCTGATCCTAAGGAGATACACAAGACAATCTCTACACTTGAATATGGGGCAAAAGCAAAATGCATAGTCCGTGGACCTCATACTCCAGTCAAGGATGATGAATCTTCTTCAGCTGTCATTTTGGGATCAAGAATTGCTGCAATGGATGAATTTATCTTGAAGCTACAAATGGAAACCAAGCAAAGAGAGAAAGAACGGAACGAAGCCCACAAAAAGCttttgaagaaagaagaagaaattgctGCGTTAAGAGCTAAGCTGGACATGGCAGAAGGCAAAGGAACTCCTCCAAGCGAGGAGGAAATTAACCTGAAGGTAAATGAACGAACCCGGCTTCTGAGACAAGAGTTGGAAAAGAAGTTGGAAGAGTGCCAAAGAATGACTAATGAATTTGTTGAATTGGAGAGGAAGAGAATGGAAGAGAGGATACTGCAGCAGCAGGAGGAAGTTGAAACTCTGAGAAGGAGACTGGAAGAGATTGAGTTGCAGCTGTGTTCAAAGCAAGGGTGTTGTGTGGAAAATGAGTCAAAAGACATGGAGTCGAGTGGGTTTATGAGAAGGTTATTGCGTGTTTACAAAAGTGAGGATGATCCTGGAATGGTGAAGTCAATGGATTTGGACATGGATGATCAAGAACCCCTTGGCCACGAGGTAAATATCGTTGGTGGAGTTATGAGCAGGAGTGATTACAATGTTAAGCAGGACTTATCAAATCAACCTTGTCCGAATGCTTTGACTGGTGTAAAAGAAGATGCTCATGTTTTTTCACCAAACTTTGGCCAAAGGGTGTGCCTTAGTACAGTAtatgaggaagaaggagaaggagatgaagacaAAGGGGAAGATGAGGAAGTGGAGAAAGGAGTGATAGAGGAAAAGAGGGTATGTAGTGTTGACAAGCCTAGTGCTGCAGGTTCCTTGGGAACCTTAAACCTGTCTAACACAAGTCCAAACAAAGAGGAATTTTGTTTCAAGGTAAGTTCAGTGGATAATGACTCTAGACTCCTgagaattcaaaatatattcaCTCTGTGTGGCAACCAAAGAGAGCTCTCCCAGCACATTGGAACCCCAGTACAACCTACAAAAAAGAGGTCTGATGAAACTTTTGAGGTTTCTCCTGCCAAGACAAGTGACAAGGATTCCGTTTTCAAAATTTCCAACAAGGAGAACTTTGAACCACATAATGTTCTAGGAAATTAG
- the LOC100780107 gene encoding CRIB domain-containing protein RIC6, with translation MTSGVVKGQMKGLLKGLRYISQIFDEEDEKEIQIGFPTDVKHLAHIGAENAKASQPSWLAEFKESSEASSGTVVNPTKATTEDNNSDANSKGEGKRSHNRKSRPRSTESQSSTSRDISNAEGSKPSRRHHSESSRRMNRHLSEEEKEKAPTTTKHSQRNRKSKMTSSEEKDEKEGSSRRAPRSQRHSKGDSLTDFSFSDSGPGPT, from the exons ATGACGTCAGGTGTGGTGAAAGGCCAGATGAAAGGCCTCCTCAAAGGACTTAGATACATATCCCAGATATTTG ACGAGGAGGATGAAAAGGAGATACAAATCGGGTTCCCAACAGACGTAAAGCACTTGGCACACATTGGAGCTGAAAATGCCAAAGCAAGTCAACCAAGCTGG TTGGCCGAGTTCAAAGAATCATCAGAAGCTTCATCTGGAACAGTCGTAAACCCCACGAAGGCCACAACAGAAG ATAATAATAGTGATGCTAATAGTAAAGGGGAAGGGAAGCGAAGCCACAATCGAAAGTCAAGGCCTCGTTCTACAGAGAGCCAGTCCTCGACGAGCCGAGACATCTCCAACGCCGAAGGCTCCAAGCCGAGCCGACGACACCATTCGGAATCTTCTAGAAGGATGAATCGCCACTTGTcggaagaagagaaagagaaggctCCGACAACAACAAAACATTCGCAGCGCAATAGAAAGAGCAAGATGACGTCGTCCGAGGAGAAGGACGAGAAAGAAGGTTCCTCGAGGAGGGCTCCCAGATCTCAAAGACATTCCAAGGGAGATTCCTTAACTGACTTCTCCTTCTCGGATTCTGGGCCTGGGCCCACTTAG
- the LOC100803299 gene encoding glycolipid transfer protein 1: protein MEGTVFTPALEGIKLVKSEQGEILTQPFLDACKHILPVIDKFGAAMALVKSDIGGNISRLESKYSSNPTKFNYLYSLVQVEVETKTAKSSSSCTNGLLWLTRAMDFLVALFQNLIEHADWSMSQACTDSYNKTLKKWHGWLASSSFTVAMKLAPDRKKFMEVIQGTGDISADIQKFCTDFSPIFEENHKFLARCGLDDMKAS from the exons atggaggGGACTGTTTTCACTCCTGCACTTGAAGGAATTAAGCTTGTAAAATCAGAGCAAGGAGAAATTTTGACCCAGCCTTTCTTGGATGCTTGCAAGCATATACTGCCTGTTATAG ACAAGTTTGGAGCTGCTATGGCCCTTGTTAAATCTGACATCGGTGGTAACATATCG AGATTGGAATCTAAGTATTCCTCCAATCCAACCAAATTCAACTACCTGTACAGTTTGGTACAAGTAGAGGTTGAAACTAAAACGGCTAAGTCATCATCCAGTTGTACCAATGGACTTCTTTGGCTTACAAG AGCAATGGATTTCTTAGTGGCATTATTCCAAAACTTAATTGAGCATGCAGATTGGTCAATGTCACAAGCCTGTACAGATTCCTATAACAAGACTCTAAAGAAGTGGCATGGCTGGCTTGCAAGTTCAAGCTTCACT GTAGCAATGAAGCTTGCTCCTGATAGGAAAAAATTCATGGAGGTGATACAAGGCACTGGTGATATCAGTGCTGATATACAGAAATTTTGTACTGacttttctcctatctttgaaGAGAATCACAAGTTTCTG GCTCGTTGTGGCTTGGATGATATGAAGGCGTCATGA
- the LOC100306120 gene encoding Probable 60S ribosomal protein L14-like, translated as MPFKRYVEIGRVAQINYGKEYGRLVVIVDVIDQNRALVDAPDMVRSQVNFKRLSLTDIKIDIKRVPKKKDLVKAMEDADVKTKWEKSSWGRKLIVRKRRASLNDFDRFKIMLAKIKKAAVVRQELAKLRKSA; from the exons ATG CCTTTCAAGAGGTACGTTGAGATCGGGAGGGTTGCCCAAATCAACTACGGCAAGGAATATGGCAGGCTCGTCGTCATTGTCGACGTCATTGACCAGAACAGA GCTCTTGTCGATGCCCCTGATATGGTGAGGTCCCAAGTCAATTTCAAAAGGCTTTCCCTAACCGATATTAAGATTGACATTAAGAGGGTCCCTAAGAAGAAAGATCTTGTCAAAGCCATGGAGGATGCTG ATGTTAAGACCAAGTGGGAGAAGAGTTCATGGGGCAGGAAACTCATTGTCAGAAAGAGAAGGGCATCCCTCAATGATTTTGATAGGTTCAAGATAATGTTGGCCAAGATCAAg AAGGCAGCGGTTGTAAGGCAAGAGCTTGCTAAGCTGAGAAAGAGCGCTTAG
- the LOC100780639 gene encoding putative protein phosphatase 2C-like protein 44 isoform X3 encodes MGFYLNLKRNAFRLKRFLLGHEGRKRKYKQPKKPSWMRPMAYGYQVVEHNMARDGSDDSVVAQREEMDQTELWYFGIFDALIGDKVTKYMQSYFFDKKLQETHIRRKSKEALKRAYLGVRATIREEHKLEETCRMGSASVMLINGEKLVVANMGDYRTVVCRDGIAHQTTGTNQRSTKIHWSRRLFAGNAAGAKHSRGSALVIRSERIDSDTEFLILASTGIWEVMQNQEAVNLISHIEDPQEAAECLAKEALIRMSKSSISCLIIRFD; translated from the exons ATGGGATTCTATCTTAATCTCAAACGCAAC GCGTTCCGGCTAAAACGGTTTCTGCTAGGACATGAaggcagaaaaagaaaatacaaacagCCAAAAAAGCCTTCATGGATGAGGCCAATGGCATATGGTTATCAAGTGGTGGAGCATAACATGGCCAGAGATGGTTCTGATGATTCAGTTGTGGCACAGAGAGAGGAAATGGATCAAACAGAATTATGGTATTTTGGAATCTTTGACGCACTAATTGGAGACAAAGTTACCAAGTACATGCAGTCTTATTTCTTTGACAAGAAGCTTCAAGAG ACTCATATAAGGAGAAAAAGCAAGGAAGCTCTAAAGAGAGCTTACCTTGGTGTAAGAGCAACGATCCGAGAGGAACACAAATTAGAGGAGACATGCAGAATGGGTTCAGCATCTGTTATGTTGATCAACGGAGAAAAACTTGTGGTAGCCAACATGGGAGATTACAGAACTGTTGTCTGCAGAGATGGCATAGCTCATCAGACAACTGGCACAAACCAACGATCAACGAAAATACATTGGTCTCGCAGACTCTTTGCAG GAAATGCAGCAGGTGCAAAGCATTCTAGAGGTTCTGCTCTTGTCATTAGAAGTGAAAGGATCGATTCTGATACTGAGTTTTTGATATTAGCAAGCACTGGCATATGGGAG GTGATGCAAAACCAAGAGGCCGTGAATCTGATCAGTCACATAGAGGATCCACAAGAAGCAGCTGAATGCTTGGCAAAGGAAGCTCTAATTAGGATGAGCAAAAGCAGCATCTCATGCTTAATCATTCGCTTTGATTGA
- the LOC100780639 gene encoding putative protein phosphatase 2C-like protein 44 isoform X1: MGFYLNLKRNAFRLKRFLLGHEGRKRKYKQPKKPSWMRPMAYGYQVVEHNMARDGSDDSVVAQREEMDQTELWYFGIFDALIGDKVTKYMQSYFFDKKLQETHIRRKSKEALKRAYLGVRATIREEHKLEETCRMGSASVMLINGEKLVVANMGDYRTVVCRDGIAHQTTGTNQRSTKIHWSRRLFAGPILACQSGNAAGAKHSRGSALVIRSERIDSDTEFLILASTGIWEVMQNQEAVNLISHIEDPQEAAECLAKEALIRMSKSSISCLIIRFD; encoded by the exons ATGGGATTCTATCTTAATCTCAAACGCAAC GCGTTCCGGCTAAAACGGTTTCTGCTAGGACATGAaggcagaaaaagaaaatacaaacagCCAAAAAAGCCTTCATGGATGAGGCCAATGGCATATGGTTATCAAGTGGTGGAGCATAACATGGCCAGAGATGGTTCTGATGATTCAGTTGTGGCACAGAGAGAGGAAATGGATCAAACAGAATTATGGTATTTTGGAATCTTTGACGCACTAATTGGAGACAAAGTTACCAAGTACATGCAGTCTTATTTCTTTGACAAGAAGCTTCAAGAG ACTCATATAAGGAGAAAAAGCAAGGAAGCTCTAAAGAGAGCTTACCTTGGTGTAAGAGCAACGATCCGAGAGGAACACAAATTAGAGGAGACATGCAGAATGGGTTCAGCATCTGTTATGTTGATCAACGGAGAAAAACTTGTGGTAGCCAACATGGGAGATTACAGAACTGTTGTCTGCAGAGATGGCATAGCTCATCAGACAACTGGCACAAACCAACGATCAACGAAAATACATTGGTCTCGCAGACTCTTTGCAG GACCCATTCTAGCATGTCAATCAGGAAATGCAGCAGGTGCAAAGCATTCTAGAGGTTCTGCTCTTGTCATTAGAAGTGAAAGGATCGATTCTGATACTGAGTTTTTGATATTAGCAAGCACTGGCATATGGGAG GTGATGCAAAACCAAGAGGCCGTGAATCTGATCAGTCACATAGAGGATCCACAAGAAGCAGCTGAATGCTTGGCAAAGGAAGCTCTAATTAGGATGAGCAAAAGCAGCATCTCATGCTTAATCATTCGCTTTGATTGA
- the LOC100780639 gene encoding putative protein phosphatase 2C-like protein 44 isoform X2: MGFYLNLKRNAFRLKRFLLGHEGRKRKYKQPKKPSWMRPMAYGYQVVEHNMARDGSDDSVVAQREEMDQTELWYFGIFDALIGDKVTKYMQSYFFDKKLQETHIRRKSKEALKRAYLGVRATIREEHKLEETCRMGSASVMLINGEKLVVANMGDYRTVVCRDGIAHQTTGTNQRSTKIHWSRRLFAACQSGNAAGAKHSRGSALVIRSERIDSDTEFLILASTGIWEVMQNQEAVNLISHIEDPQEAAECLAKEALIRMSKSSISCLIIRFD, encoded by the exons ATGGGATTCTATCTTAATCTCAAACGCAAC GCGTTCCGGCTAAAACGGTTTCTGCTAGGACATGAaggcagaaaaagaaaatacaaacagCCAAAAAAGCCTTCATGGATGAGGCCAATGGCATATGGTTATCAAGTGGTGGAGCATAACATGGCCAGAGATGGTTCTGATGATTCAGTTGTGGCACAGAGAGAGGAAATGGATCAAACAGAATTATGGTATTTTGGAATCTTTGACGCACTAATTGGAGACAAAGTTACCAAGTACATGCAGTCTTATTTCTTTGACAAGAAGCTTCAAGAG ACTCATATAAGGAGAAAAAGCAAGGAAGCTCTAAAGAGAGCTTACCTTGGTGTAAGAGCAACGATCCGAGAGGAACACAAATTAGAGGAGACATGCAGAATGGGTTCAGCATCTGTTATGTTGATCAACGGAGAAAAACTTGTGGTAGCCAACATGGGAGATTACAGAACTGTTGTCTGCAGAGATGGCATAGCTCATCAGACAACTGGCACAAACCAACGATCAACGAAAATACATTGGTCTCGCAGACTCTTTGCAG CATGTCAATCAGGAAATGCAGCAGGTGCAAAGCATTCTAGAGGTTCTGCTCTTGTCATTAGAAGTGAAAGGATCGATTCTGATACTGAGTTTTTGATATTAGCAAGCACTGGCATATGGGAG GTGATGCAAAACCAAGAGGCCGTGAATCTGATCAGTCACATAGAGGATCCACAAGAAGCAGCTGAATGCTTGGCAAAGGAAGCTCTAATTAGGATGAGCAAAAGCAGCATCTCATGCTTAATCATTCGCTTTGATTGA